The following coding sequences are from one Loxodonta africana isolate mLoxAfr1 chromosome 18, mLoxAfr1.hap2, whole genome shotgun sequence window:
- the LOC100658036 gene encoding TLC domain-containing protein 1 isoform X4 encodes MPLLLHPALPLLLGATLTFRALRRALCRLPLPAHVRADSLRTWRWHNLLVSFAHSIVSGIWALLCVWQTPEMLVEIETAWSLSGYLLVCFSAGYFIHDTVDIVVSRQARASWEYLVHHVMAMGAFFSGIFWSSFVGGGVLTLLVEVSNIFLTIRMMMKINNAQDLLLYRVNKYVNLVMYFLFRLAPQAYLTHFFLRYTGQRNLGTFLLGILLMLDVMILIYFSRLLRSDFCPERVPSQKHKDKFLTE; translated from the exons ATGCCCCTTCTGCTGCACCCCGCCTTGCCGCTGCTCCTGGGCGCCACGCTGACCTTCCGGGCGCTCCGGCGCGCGCTCTGTCGCCTGCCCCTGCCCGCGCACGTGCGTGCCGACTCCCTGCGCACCTGGCGCTGGCACAACCTGCTCGTCTCCTTTGCTCACTCCATAGTTTCTGGAATCTGGGCGCTACTGTG tGTATGGCAGACCCCTGAAATGCTGGTGGAGATTGAGACGGCATGGTCACTTTCTGGCTATCTACTTGTCTGCTTCTCTGCAG GTTATTTCATCCACGACACGGTGGACATCGTGGTGAGCCGCCAGGCTCGAGCTTCTTGGGAATATCTTGTCCACCACGTCATG GCCATGGGTGCCTTCTTCTCAGGCATATTTTGGAGCAGCTTTGTTGGTGGGGGCGTCCTAACACTACTAGTGGAGGTCAGCAACATCTTCCTTACCATCCGCATGATGATGAAGATTAACAATGCCCAGGATCTCCTTCTCTACCGGGTCAACAAGTATGTCAACCTGGTCATGTACTTTCTCTTCCGCCTAGCTCCTCAGGCCTACCTCACCCATTTCTTCCTGCGTTACACCGGCCAGAGGAACCTGGGTACCTTTCTACTGGGCATCCTGCTCATGCTGGACGTGATGATCCTCATCTACTTTTCCCGCCTCCTTCGCTCTGACTTCTGCCCTGAACGTGTCCCCAGCCAGAAACACAAAGACAAATTCTTGACTGAGTGA
- the LOC100658036 gene encoding TLC domain-containing protein 1 isoform X3: MLACLPGPGDLSFQLLSHTQMNTGLQKSSREPEEDGDCLREDCDSRLAPGAQEQLGEEVEWKRPQGRGSLTWETGGTGFRPIPSLLPSQPIARAAGPDSPRTANSNWGFEGQGPLECRNGGSLASFLPSSVWQTPEMLVEIETAWSLSGYLLVCFSAGYFIHDTVDIVVSRQARASWEYLVHHVMAMGAFFSGIFWSSFVGGGVLTLLVEVSNIFLTIRMMMKINNAQDLLLYRVNKYVNLVMYFLFRLAPQAYLTHFFLRYTGQRNLGTFLLGILLMLDVMILIYFSRLLRSDFCPERVPSQKHKDKFLTE; the protein is encoded by the exons CCTCCAGGGAGCCAGAAGAGGACGGGGACTGTCTGAGGGAGGATTGTGACAGCCGCCTGGCCCCAGGAGCCCAGGAGCAGCTGGGAGAAGAGGTG GAGTGGAAGCGGCCCCAGGGGAGGGGGAGTCTCACCTGGGAAACCGGAGGCACAGGGTTTCGGCCAATCCCCTCCTTGCTCCCTAGTCAGCCAATAGCGCGAGCGGCTGGCCCAGACTCCCCCAGGACTGCCAACAGTAATTGGGGATTTGAGGGCCAGGGCCCTTTGGAGTGCCGAAACGGTGGAAGCCTcgcttctttcctcccttccagtGTATGGCAGACCCCTGAAATGCTGGTGGAGATTGAGACGGCATGGTCACTTTCTGGCTATCTACTTGTCTGCTTCTCTGCAG GTTATTTCATCCACGACACGGTGGACATCGTGGTGAGCCGCCAGGCTCGAGCTTCTTGGGAATATCTTGTCCACCACGTCATG GCCATGGGTGCCTTCTTCTCAGGCATATTTTGGAGCAGCTTTGTTGGTGGGGGCGTCCTAACACTACTAGTGGAGGTCAGCAACATCTTCCTTACCATCCGCATGATGATGAAGATTAACAATGCCCAGGATCTCCTTCTCTACCGGGTCAACAAGTATGTCAACCTGGTCATGTACTTTCTCTTCCGCCTAGCTCCTCAGGCCTACCTCACCCATTTCTTCCTGCGTTACACCGGCCAGAGGAACCTGGGTACCTTTCTACTGGGCATCCTGCTCATGCTGGACGTGATGATCCTCATCTACTTTTCCCGCCTCCTTCGCTCTGACTTCTGCCCTGAACGTGTCCCCAGCCAGAAACACAAAGACAAATTCTTGACTGAGTGA